The genomic region tccaacatttttttaatatataataagcAAGACAAGAGCCCAAAATCAAAGCAAATTTTGCATATATGCTGTGGGGGTAAGATGACTCTTGGTTCCCCAAAAAGGCCAGTTGGTATTATCTAAttgaaataatgataaaaagaaattttttttctattatcaattgattttaaattaaatatccgttttaaaaatttaactcTCAAACAAACTTTATTGCCATGAAACTAtcttataattgatgatgctAATTCTTTATGATATGAGTCTGCAAAACCAGATTCTGTCAGTTCAAATCCATGTCAGTGGAAGCTTTGGGTGACAGCATATATACCAAGATAATGAAAAAGCTAttccttttgaaaaaaaaaaaaaggatctGAATTGGCTGAAGTTAATGCATTTGTGATGTTCAAGGGAGAGCTGACAAATCACAGCAATCAAATATGGTCTGAGGGTTGCACTTGGCATAAGATAAACCCATTCTGCctgttcttttctttatgaaaatcaaagaaagttTCCacaaaacttgtttctcaCCCTGAAGTTTTAACTTtggttcttcttcttccctaaTTGGCTGGAACTGTACCCTGTGcttttgttttccattgtttcaTGGCTTCTGATTCATTCACAGAGTTTGCTGACCTTCTTCTGCAAATGGAAAGTGATGTCACAAAAGGGTTCTCTGGGAACccaaatttggaaacaatgtTAATGTTTGGAACTTGGAAAGCTACAAATAATGGACGGAAAGGGTTTTTGGTATAGGACTAAGTACGAAGCAATCTGGCAAAAGAGGTTGGGAAAAGAGGGTGCAGCTGGGAAATGGGCATATGACCTTATAAAGTTGGAGCCTAGGACCAAAGTTGGGGGGCCTTCTTTCCAACCCTTTTTATGTGGGTTTACTTGGAGCCCAATAATTGATCATTAAAGGGCTCCTATCTTTGTCCAATTATTACATTACAATTAGTTAATCAAAATCatgaattgtgtaaaatttatcaaaatagtATATAATGCTCCTATTTATAAATAGCAGGCCTTccatatgaaaattttattcgAACTTgattatatgatattttattttatttaattagatAGAAAAAGGCAGGATATCCGATCATAAAATATTGGAATTTCGATGTCAAATGTGAAAGTCATGCCCAAACCCTGGCGTGGCTCGGGCCCAAAATGCAAGCTGAACCGGCTCGTTGCATTTACTCTGGGACACCTACTAGTCAATCATCAGGAAAGGAGAAAATGCAGCAAACAAAGCAAAGGACGAGAGCCAAAGAGAAACCAACCAAACGGAAAACAGCAAACGACGACTGGTAGGCAGCAAAAGCTGAAAGAGTAGTAGTAGTGGTGGTGGTAGTGAAATCCAATCCCCGTAATACCAATTCTCCCGATTTTTCATTCGATTTCCAGAGGGGAGGGGGGGGAATGTCGTTGGATTCCAGCTCATCTTCGTCTTCTGGTGATGAGTACATCGAGGAAAACCCTAATTCTAATCCCAAAATGGTGGATGAGCGGTTCGAAGTGTTGACATTGACTGAACCGGTGGAATTGGAATCTAATCATCGGGGAGATGGCAGCGAAATCGAGAATGGATCGTTGAATCGGGAGAGAAACGGCGGGGACGAGGACGACGATCGGTTACGAGTGGAGAATCAGGAAATCTTCGGCGATGCAGGGCCTTCGAGTCCCAGCAGCAGCGGGTACGCCGGGGAGAGAGGGAGCAGCAGCGCCACGAGCGCGTCGAGGATCGATGAGGCGAGTGAGATTGATGATAATGAGATTCGGGAAGTTAGGAACGATGGTTCGCTCGAAGGAATCTCGGATTCTCAGGCCTCCTCCTGGGTTCCCGGTAAACGCCACATCGATGAGGTAAGCCATTTGCATTTGCTTCTTTCTTGTTGATAATATAGAGAAAATGTTTGGTTTAGCTTGTTCTTATCCGAATTCACTGGTTGGTGTAATCATGGTcgtttatatatttatgaacTGAATTTTAGAATTGGGATCATTTATGAAGTTTTGGATTATTCAGTAACGATTTTATTCTTTGAATGTTCATTTGAATGTTAGTGCTATTTGCCATTCATCGCCACGactcataataaaaaaaagaatgagaaaacGAAGAAGCTATTTTAAAGAATCCTTGCTATATTATGTCATGTTTGATTTATAAGTGAAGTGACAGGATGATGCTTCGATATCAtggagaaagaggaagaagcacttctttattttgagtaattctGGCAAACCAATATATTCCAGGTTTGTCACTAGTTCCTAAGAATGCCGGCATTGTGCATCATGTGTGCAATTCAATATGGTCTGCTTACTTATAAATCCTAATTTATGTACTTCTGTATTTGATTTCCAGATATGGAGATGAACACAAGCTAGCTGGTTTTTCAGCAACGCTACAAGCCATTATTTCCTTTGTGGAGAATGGGTACTTGGCTGGATCTAGCTTACTTAGTTTTTAGTAATGATTCTTGCGCTTAATCAAATGCAATTTTTTTGGGTTACTTTTTCCTTCGATGTCAGTTCTTTGAAGGATTTTTAACATTTCAATCATTGTTTTTCAGGGGAGATCGTGTCAAATTGGTTAAGGCTGGAAAACACCAGGTATGATTATATTTGCTTCTGACTTGaaatttatgttatttgaagTTTTTGGCTCTGTAATCAATTATTATTAGTCTACTTGCATTTGAACTACTTTCTCATTCACTTAGTCGTTAAGCTTTTACATAGAGACCTTttgaagtttttcttttcacatATTGAATACTTTAGAAACAAACAGTGAGAAGCTGCAATATTgtattaatcaaattattttcttgatAGATTCATTAGAGGTGGTTGAACTTTAAGCCTCAAAATGATTCTTCTTACATTCGGAAAGGCTTATTACTGTCAAGTTTTTCGAAAGAAAAGTGAATGGCATGATAAAAGAATGTCCGATACTAAAAGAGGCACATTTACGTGAAATGTCACTGTTGTCCTCATTAAAAAAGCACATCTTGCCCAAAAACTGTCACTGtttcttattcttttggtATAGAATGCCTAAACATGAAAGGGCCTACTTTAAAGCTGACAGAATCAAGCCTTGTTTTTTGATCAATTGAATAAGATATGCAATGacatatttttttgttcaGGTGGTCTTTCTTGTGAAGGGAccaatttatttagtttgtaTCAGCTGCACAGAGGAGCCTTTTGAATCATTAAAAGGACAATTGGAGCTTATTTATGGTCAGGTAGCTCTTGCAGTCTCCCTTGCAAATCTCTACTTCTGGACTGATTAACTTGGCTGCCACTGCCTATTCAAAGCTTGCAAATTTCCtctgattattttatttttcactaatCATTATATTTGATCACCTCTATGTTTATTTCTTTATGACAGTCACCCAAAAGTACTTATCATACTCACTTTGATTGGTTATGAAATGGATGCAGATGATACTTATCTTAACAAAGTCCATAAATAGGTGCTTTGAGAAGAATCCTAAGTTTGATATGACACCTTTGCTTGGAGGAACAGATGTTGTTTTCTCTTCCCTCATCCACTCCTTCAGTTGGTGCGTTTTTATTGGGTTTTTCTTGCATGTCTAAATAATGTTGGAGCTCCCCTCTCCTCTCCCCACTCCACTAACCCCCTTCTGCTTTCTTTCTTAACCTTTGAAAACAAATCTACTTGAGTTTTGACTTATATTAAGTCAATTGCAAGATTATGGGTCCTGGTTGTTTAACCATTTGTTGCATTTTATCCCCAATTGAAATTGTTGGTTATGCATAGAGAATGAGGATAACATGTGTTTGCGTTTACAAATTTATGTTACTTGGTGTTATTGATGAGATGTGGTGTGAATGCcattatttccttttcttttcctttcttttcataTTTGACCTGGATGGTACCTTCTAaacccccttttttttttggctttatCCAGGAACCCAGCTACATTTCTTCATGCATACACTTGTCTTCCTCTTGCTTATGCGACAAGGCAAGCTGCAGGTGCTATATTGCAAGATGTTGCTGATTCAGGGGTACTATTTGCAATACTAATGTGTAAACACAAGGTAAAACTCCCTCATCtttttttacccttttttgcCCTGTAAGTAAGCCCAGCAACAGTTTTGTCATTGTTACTTTCTGGTTTAACtccataaaataatattttactgTTTGGAGCATTTTACTGACCTGAAGTTAGTTTCAGGTTATCAGTCTGGTTGGTGCACAAAAGGCCTCACTTCATCCTGATGATATGTTGCTACTTTCGAACTTTGTGATGTCATCGGAGTCATTTAGGTTTGTAGAATTAACTTTAATAGGTCTTTAATCTCCTTTTAGTGGTTAACTCTAGAGCATTTGAAAGCATATGCCTTCAGAAGTACATGGAATATCATTGTTCTGTCTCAGTACCACCTCCTAAATAATTTCCTTAGCAGGGTAGTGGAAAGCAGTAATGCTGACTTTTTTGGTTTGATAGTCTCTGGGTGTTAAGTGGATTTCTAGCTAAACACTGTTTGGTCAATGAATAACCTCAACCCTGTTGTATCTAAATGGTCTTCCTAATATACCACATTGAATTCTTAAGTTCAGAAACTTTTTTGCATGCTACAAGcaattaagatttttttactaGCTTTTTATCcctccaaaaataaaaaaaattttactagctcttttgttgttttgtGGCACTCTTGATATCTGCAGTTTTAGCTGtgcttattatatataaaaaggtTGTCTTTAATAGCCCCATATTACATATAATTGGCCAAAATCAATTTCATGACAATTTAGAACTTAATAATCAAGTCTCAATTCTGTGTAGTCttctctttatttcttctttattttttcctctttttcttttctataacGATCAAGCAGACTTAATGTTGTTTTCAGGCTAATGATTTTGTGGGCTTCTTGTTCTTATAAGATTTTCATGCTTTATGCAGGACATCAGAATCATTCTCGCCAATTTGCTTACCAAGATATAATCCTATGGCCTTTTTGTATGCTTATGTGCATTTTCTTGATGTGAGTGATACTTGGTTAAcaatatgttaattttatgcaaCTTCTGCTACATACAATGCTGTAAATATGTTTGCCATATGGTGGTCATACCAACAGCACAAAGATAACAAATCTACTTTATTGTGGCAGGTCGATACATACTTGATGTTGCTTACTACCAGTTCAGATGCCTTCTATCACCTTAAAGATTGCAGGTAAATTGAATTCTTCTAATTTGATCATGATATTAGTGAACTGAGCATATAATATTCCCATTTCCTACATAAAATGAGTGCATACGTTGAGGCTGAGCTATGTCTATGTGACAAGATGGAAATATATCCAGATTTAGTTGTCTCTATGCCTTACTGGGGAATGCACTTCTTAGCTCTCTATGTAGAAATATAAATGTTTATTCTCTTCCTCTCTAGACTGTTGAGAATTTGACTGAAATTTTATAGGATTCGCATAGAAATGGTCCTTTTGAAGTCCAATGTTCTTAGCGAAGTTCAGAGATCAATGATAGATGGTGGTATGCGTGTTGAGGATTTGCCCATTGACCCATTGCCTCGATTAGGATCATCTCCTCATCTAGGCCAGCAAAGACCTCCAACAGATTCTCCTGAGAGGCCTACGGAACCATTTATTGGCATTGGTGGTCCTGCTGGACTTTGGCATTTCATTTATCGTAGTATATATCTGGATCAATATGTATCCTCTGAGTTCTCACCACCTCTTAACAGTCCCCGGCAACAGAAAAGGTAAAACTCTTAATCTTGTGGCAGTTCAATTGCTTCTTTCATATTGAATCTATTGTATTTTGCTTCGTGGTGTTTAGTTGGATAATTGGTTTCTTGTTATGCAGATTGTATAGAGCTTACCAGAGACTGTTTGCTTCCATGCACGATAAAGGAATTGGGCCCCATAAAACTCAGTTTAGAAGAGATGAAAATTGTGGTAATTCTTTCTCTTATAAATTTTGCTGACATCTGAACTATAACTAAATAGTGAAAGTTAAGTTTTGTTacgtttttgtttttgttttgctgCTTGAATGTCCTTTCTGCATTCAATATTTACGCTTTTTCACTGTTCTCTGGTTAATGGACAACAGTTGCTTATAACCACACAGTTTTTATTTTGCAGCCTTCATAAAATTAATGTGGTTATTTTTATGTGTCAGTTTTACTCTGCTGGGTCACACAGGATTTTGAACTCTATGCAGCATTTGATCCACTTGCAGACAAGGTTTGCTTTTGCATATAGTATATCTTTCTCATTTACCTTGTTCAAAGTTCAAATCACGTCTTAAATACATACTGAATGCTTTTTCTGTACAAAGAGCTTTAAAGTTTCATTTATGTTACGTGCAGGCTCTAGCCATAAAGACTTGCAACCGGGTTTGTCAATGGGTAAAAGATGTGGAAAACGAGATCTTTTTGCAGGGAGCAAGCCCCTTTTCATGGTGACATGTCCATTGTGTAATACAGAATGTACTCTTAGCTTTTTTAACCCACACATTCCGTCATAGTAATTTTTCTGCCCTATACACCTTAGAATTTCAGGATACCCCTAGTTAGTTGGCCAATTGAATGATTCACCTTCTAAAGAtttgctcttttcttttctgtttcctTTTAAATAATCAGGTACCATAATAAATCATAAGTTGCAAGAGAAATTCCAAATTATGCACTTTCTCTATCTTTCTTTCTAACTGAAACAGTACTTTGTATTGGTTTGGTTTGGTTGATAGATCTTTGGTGCAATAGACGGGACAAAATTAGCTCTTCCAAGTGCCAAATGCTGTATCATGATTTACAActtgttatatatttattcttCTCATGTTTTACCAGTCTttaatttctctcttttatcttccttctttttcttgccCCTGGTCTTGATTTTTATAAGAATCTACTTCCGTTGTTGTCTTATTTGGACAGAGAAACTGAACATTCAGAATTAGGTCGAGTTTTCCAGGTCAAATATTCAATACATCTCGATGATGATTGCAATCCCAAACTTTAGTTCAATCCGTATCATTTTCGTCCCTTCATCTAAAGCCACCCTTACAATCATTGGAATGGCTTCATTGCATAGAAGCATTGTATCCATCTACCCATCTACCTAGTCTCTGAGTGAATTCACACTTGGTTTTAATGGCAGGAACCAAATCAGTTCTGGGTTTCTTATTCTTTCCCCAACCTTTCAACCTAAAGGTAATAAAAGAGCGTGGGTCAGAGAGCAGTGGGTCAGGAGATAAAACCAAGGCGTTTTCAATGGGGCAATGGTCATTCTGTGAAGTGAATTTATTGAAGTTCAGTAAAACTAAATACCACCCACTGCCTGCAATTCTTAGAATACAGAATCCTATCTCTGTGTatatataaaggaaaataatttCCATGCCGTTTGCATTTATTAGG from Theobroma cacao cultivar B97-61/B2 chromosome 9, Criollo_cocoa_genome_V2, whole genome shotgun sequence harbors:
- the LOC18590880 gene encoding protein SAND, translating into MSLDSSSSSSSGDEYIEENPNSNPKMVDERFEVLTLTEPVELESNHRGDGSEIENGSLNRERNGGDEDDDRLRVENQEIFGDAGPSSPSSSGYAGERGSSSATSASRIDEASEIDDNEIREVRNDGSLEGISDSQASSWVPGKRHIDEDDASISWRKRKKHFFILSNSGKPIYSRYGDEHKLAGFSATLQAIISFVENGGDRVKLVKAGKHQVVFLVKGPIYLVCISCTEEPFESLKGQLELIYGQMILILTKSINRCFEKNPKFDMTPLLGGTDVVFSSLIHSFSWNPATFLHAYTCLPLAYATRQAAGAILQDVADSGVLFAILMCKHKVISLVGAQKASLHPDDMLLLSNFVMSSESFRTSESFSPICLPRYNPMAFLYAYVHFLDVDTYLMLLTTSSDAFYHLKDCRIRIEMVLLKSNVLSEVQRSMIDGGMRVEDLPIDPLPRLGSSPHLGQQRPPTDSPERPTEPFIGIGGPAGLWHFIYRSIYLDQYVSSEFSPPLNSPRQQKRLYRAYQRLFASMHDKGIGPHKTQFRRDENCVLLCWVTQDFELYAAFDPLADKALAIKTCNRVCQWVKDVENEIFLQGASPFSW